AACTCGCCCTGATGCTGCGCGTGGACGACCTGCATCCTTTCCAGGATACCCTCGGCTGAAATGTTGTGCAGGGTCAGCAGGACCTGTCCTACACCCCCGAGGCCCAGCAGACGAGCCTTGTGATCTTCAACTTCAGTCAGGCCGTCCGAATACAGCACCAGCACATCGCCCGGCTCCATGTCGATCGGCTGTACCGCGGCAGAGATGTTGGCAAAAATTCCCAGCGGGAAGGTCGTGCTTTCCAGGTGGCGGATACCCTGATCGCTGGCGCGGAAATGCAGCGCTGAGGGATGTCCGGCATTCGCGTAGACGACCGAACTCCCATCGCTGCGAATGCTCAGCAGTGTCACCGTCACAAACCGGTTGACACGCACCAGATCCTCGTACAGTGACTGGTTCGCGTTACGCAGGATTACGCCGGGATGATTGGCGCTGTGGAATTGCGACCGGATCGCCGCCCGCACCTCAAAGCTGAGGAGCGCCGCGGGAAAACCCTTTCCCGATACGTCGCAAACCATCACGCTGACCGAGCCATTGCTGCTGTAAACGTCGTACAGATCCCCGCCGACTTTCGACGCCGGCTTGAGCATCGCCGCGATATCGTAGCCGTCGGGGTGGGGCAGGGTCAGTGGAAGCATGCCCGACTGCACTTCCGAAGCTAGTTCCATATCGCGCCGGATGCTCTCGCTGTCGACTTGTTGTTCGTGCAGCCGGTCGATCTCGATGACCGTCGTGATCTGCTCTACAAGACTCTCGAATATCTGGATATCGCCTGCGTTGTAGTCGTGGGGTTCCTTCAGCGCAGCCATGCCCATATACACCGGGCGGCTCGCGTCGGTCAGCAGCTGCCGGCCGATGAACGACTGAAAGTGCACGCCGGGGATCATCTTATTGCACTGTTCAGGGGAGTCGCACCGCAGAAGACCCGGGCTGCGGATCAGCGCGTGCAGCACCGAGGCTTCCTGGAAATTGGTGATGCCTGGCGCCGTCCAGTTGAACCGTACATAACCGTCTCGGCCAAACGCGACAAACGCGATCTCCAGCTCGATGGTCTCGGCGGCCATCGTGACGAGTTCGAGGCAGATCTGCTCTGCATCCAGGGGTGAGCGCATCAGCAGTGCCGCTTTGTGCATCAGACCGAGCCGGTTCCACGCCGCAACAAGCTGCTCGACCAACCGGGTCGTTCGCATCTCAATCGTCAATGCACTCTGTAGCGTCAACGACCAGCCGTGCAGCACTGCATTGGCTGGCGCGCGCTGCGCGCGGTCGCTGATCCGGCCCATTAGCCAGATGCCGGGAACGACCTCGTACGTCGCCGTGTATGAATCGCTGGTTGGTGTATCTTCGCTGTGATAGACGTACAGTGCGCCGCCGAAAAGCTCTTTCCAGATCGGGCGCAGCATCTCAAGCAGTTGTTCGGTATCGTTTTGCTCAGACATCTGGCATTTCCACGGCCGAGTCGATCGCCCGAATCAGGTCAATCCGGCTAAACGGCTTGAATACTAGGGAATGCGCCCCCAGCCGCCGCGCGTCGTTGAAGAATTCGTCGTCGCTGCTGGCCGAGATCACAATCAGGGGAATGTGCGCCAGATGCGGCTGCGTCTTCACGTATTCCAGCAGGACCAGACCGTTCTCCCCAGGCATCATGAGGTCGACGCAGATCACATCCGGCATCCACGTCTGAAACGAATCGCGCGCCTGGCGAACGTTGAAGCACATCCGAAGTTCATAGTTCGGCTGAAGCATCATCTTCAGTACATCGTGCATGATAATGTCATCGTCGACTATCATCACGCGTGGGCGGGTCTCAGCCATGCAGGGTTGCCTTCTGGCACCTATTTTACGCCGTGTAACCGTAGATTATACGCGGAAACGTCCAATATGC
The nucleotide sequence above comes from Candidatus Flexicrinis proximus. Encoded proteins:
- a CDS encoding response regulator, giving the protein MAETRPRVMIVDDDIIMHDVLKMMLQPNYELRMCFNVRQARDSFQTWMPDVICVDLMMPGENGLVLLEYVKTQPHLAHIPLIVISASSDDEFFNDARRLGAHSLVFKPFSRIDLIRAIDSAVEMPDV
- a CDS encoding SpoIIE family protein phosphatase, whose protein sequence is MSEQNDTEQLLEMLRPIWKELFGGALYVYHSEDTPTSDSYTATYEVVPGIWLMGRISDRAQRAPANAVLHGWSLTLQSALTIEMRTTRLVEQLVAAWNRLGLMHKAALLMRSPLDAEQICLELVTMAAETIELEIAFVAFGRDGYVRFNWTAPGITNFQEASVLHALIRSPGLLRCDSPEQCNKMIPGVHFQSFIGRQLLTDASRPVYMGMAALKEPHDYNAGDIQIFESLVEQITTVIEIDRLHEQQVDSESIRRDMELASEVQSGMLPLTLPHPDGYDIAAMLKPASKVGGDLYDVYSSNGSVSVMVCDVSGKGFPAALLSFEVRAAIRSQFHSANHPGVILRNANQSLYEDLVRVNRFVTVTLLSIRSDGSSVVYANAGHPSALHFRASDQGIRHLESTTFPLGIFANISAAVQPIDMEPGDVLVLYSDGLTEVEDHKARLLGLGGVGQVLLTLHNISAEGILERMQVVHAQHQGEFVESDDMTIVVIKRQSDTIKEPKRYLHWRIEGESAQLSTISETLRHFVNSLNIPLNVVWFEEVHLALIEAVSNIMKHSLDPGSGYISGMYAIYDQTFEVVLVDNGKPFEWDSAPMAIDTEAPAEHGYGMHIIRDVMDSIQYQRLPGRFNHWRMVRHLPQ